The following proteins come from a genomic window of Paenibacillus sp. CAA11:
- a CDS encoding immunity 26/phosphotriesterase HocA family protein has product MSMSHEPQSQFWLSNCLRPYFGLELLAEGWDVVELKPGYFICFEGDTLMKIISVTSGSYLEKDVQIATRSREFVLPKTAKGKEKKLNYTSISSQKASGVIFSAGIAAHNGKGYVAAHNPNNSVRLPITGCEDFTLPEDIRGWLAQYPQLLPPDYDQKVERLKHMKKKQVHAKPGDIFRVEMDLWTDGYVLVIGDLRRMQKDKLFTEDSIWNDVMTMPLFVRPYIYQTTNRQPGLKEITSAPLSDNTLIVMDDNFLRGDYEKVGEKDLTEEDIAFPIGYGFSIDQRKERIYRLSWGTGTVCKPESETVFQSSREFLNNGVYAGLSREDFDSNPDKGWASTLDHPQFGEQRAQAFAEFGFAAEVSLDEFSRQAGGLTRAQYLAYLHRTYR; this is encoded by the coding sequence TTGGCTGTCCAACTGTCTGCGACCTTATTTCGGTCTTGAGCTGCTGGCTGAAGGCTGGGATGTAGTAGAGCTAAAGCCTGGGTATTTTATTTGCTTTGAAGGTGATACCCTTATGAAAATTATCTCCGTGACAAGCGGCTCCTATCTTGAGAAGGATGTTCAAATTGCGACGAGAAGCCGGGAGTTCGTTCTTCCTAAGACCGCCAAGGGGAAAGAGAAAAAGCTGAATTACACATCCATTTCCAGTCAGAAGGCGAGTGGGGTGATCTTCTCTGCAGGTATTGCTGCCCATAACGGAAAAGGATATGTAGCAGCACACAATCCGAATAACTCTGTTCGCCTGCCCATCACCGGCTGTGAGGATTTCACTCTACCTGAGGATATTCGAGGCTGGCTTGCCCAGTATCCTCAGCTTTTACCGCCTGACTATGATCAAAAGGTAGAGCGGCTTAAGCACATGAAGAAGAAACAGGTTCATGCCAAGCCAGGGGATATCTTCCGCGTGGAGATGGACCTCTGGACAGATGGTTATGTGCTGGTCATCGGTGATCTTCGCAGAATGCAGAAAGATAAGCTGTTTACTGAGGACAGCATTTGGAACGATGTCATGACGATGCCCTTATTTGTACGGCCATATATATACCAGACGACAAATCGGCAGCCTGGGCTGAAGGAGATCACCTCTGCTCCTTTGTCGGACAACACCTTGATTGTGATGGATGACAATTTTCTAAGGGGAGACTACGAGAAGGTAGGAGAGAAGGATCTGACCGAGGAGGATATTGCCTTTCCTATTGGCTATGGGTTCTCTATAGATCAAAGGAAAGAGAGAATATATCGGCTGTCCTGGGGAACAGGGACGGTCTGCAAGCCTGAGAGCGAGACAGTCTTTCAATCCTCTAGGGAGTTTCTGAACAATGGCGTATATGCCGGGCTGAGCCGGGAGGACTTTGACTCCAATCCGGACAAGGGATGGGCGAGCACCTTAGATCATCCGCAGTTTGGCGAGCAGCGCGCACAGGCTTTTGCCGAGTTTGGTTTTGCAGCGGAAGTAAGCCTTGACGAATTCAGCCGCCAAGCGGGAGGGTTGACCCGGGCACAATATTTAGCCTATCTACATAGGACCTATCGCTAA
- a CDS encoding class I SAM-dependent methyltransferase, whose amino-acid sequence MNESDYRVFYDRVGKINGWDFSKVKCRVEGAAWDFYHEVARHCRKSDVLLDIGTGGGEALLAMADAALLMIGIDSSAGMIKAGSKNLEASGKKNVRLLQMDAAQLEFPAGFFDVVSCRHSPFSSQEAARVLTQGGVFLTQQVSEADKRNLVQAFGRGQHSAEDGTLKNRYLDELRQAGFREIESYEYDATEYYQTIEDLLFLVLHTPTIPNFGEERGDYAVLDRFVAENQTDLGIRTNGKRFMIIARK is encoded by the coding sequence ATGAACGAATCCGATTACAGAGTATTTTATGACCGTGTAGGGAAGATAAACGGCTGGGATTTTAGCAAGGTGAAGTGCCGGGTAGAAGGAGCTGCCTGGGACTTCTATCATGAGGTTGCCCGGCATTGCCGAAAGTCAGATGTTCTGCTGGATATAGGTACAGGAGGCGGGGAGGCGCTGCTAGCCATGGCCGATGCGGCCCTGCTGATGATCGGCATCGATTCGTCTGCGGGTATGATCAAGGCGGGGAGCAAGAACCTGGAGGCTTCGGGTAAGAAAAATGTACGTCTCTTGCAGATGGATGCGGCGCAGCTGGAGTTCCCTGCCGGATTCTTCGACGTGGTCTCCTGCCGGCATTCCCCATTCTCCAGCCAGGAAGCAGCGCGGGTGCTGACACAAGGCGGTGTGTTCCTGACTCAGCAGGTGAGTGAAGCCGACAAGCGGAATCTCGTGCAGGCTTTTGGCAGAGGTCAGCATTCTGCTGAGGATGGCACCTTGAAGAACAGATATCTGGACGAATTGCGTCAAGCTGGGTTCAGGGAGATTGAGTCCTATGAATACGATGCCACAGAGTATTACCAGACGATAGAGGACCTGCTGTTTCTGGTTCTGCATACTCCGACGATTCCCAACTTTGGCGAAGAAAGGGGAGACTATGCGGTGCTGGACCGCTTTGTGGCTGAGAATCAGACGGACCTCGGGATTAGAACGAATGGCAAGCGGTTTATGATTATTGCGCGGAAATAA